AATAAATCTAATGTATAGGATATTTAAGGAAAACCTAAGTACAGATGTACTTATTTCTCTAGAAAGTAATAGAAATATCGAGACACTTGACTTTCCTTATCCAATAATTGTTATCGATACATCGGCAAACTATAGAGTTCTCATAAATGGACAAGAAAATTTTTCTCTGCAAGACTTCTATTTCCTAAAAATTTTAAATGAAATCTTATCAATAGAAATATTATTTAAAAAAACATATATATGTATAGATAGCTACAAGAGAGTTATTCCACTGAAGAAAATGATAAAAACAATAAAAAATAAGCTGAGGATAGAAAATTTATTGGGCGAAAGAGTATTATTAGATTATGATACAACTCTTAAAACAGAATTATCTATTAAATTAAAACCATGCCTACCTAAAATCTAAAAATAAGTTTCTAATATAATAGTTATAGTTTTTCTAATTATATTTAGATTCTAGAGTTATCAAAATAATTTGATTTCTAATGAACACATGTAGCTTTCCATATCCAAAGATACAAATTTATTTTAACAATGATTTATCTTTACTCGATTATACGATTATTACAATAGAAATTCTTTATAAAACCTTATTGGAGAAATTATTTATATGCTAATATCCCTAAGAGTTTAGGCATATATTCTATTCTAAATCCAGCTTTCATTAATCTTCTTCCCATGCCCTTTACCATCCTCTTACCACTTAAAAGACCGGGGTACCCAGTATAATGAAATAAAATTCCATGAGGTTTTAAAACTCTATACAATTGTCTATAAAATTTAAGACTATATAGTTCTCCTGCAAGAGAAAATCTAGGGGGGTCATGAATTATCTTATCAAAAACATTATCTGAAAAACTATATATTACTTTTGAAGCATCATCTATAACAATCTTTATTTTATCATCATCCAGTTTTCTAGACCATGGATTATAGGATGCCATCTCCAATACATTTAAATTCTTTTCAATAGTAATGATTTTCCCAGCCCCCTTTTGCAGAGAAATTATAGCTGTGTATCCCAACCCTGTACATATATCTAGTATTTTTTCACCAGATCGTATAGATATCGCATTAACTTTTTGCAGAGAGTCTTTCCATGGAGAAATATCTTTAATTCT
The sequence above is drawn from the Candidatus Desulfofervidus auxilii genome and encodes:
- a CDS encoding class I SAM-dependent methyltransferase produces the protein MLYRFIPKNLPVFSREVVKSILNAYSKGERSVYTTLDMGLTYSFYKIRNRNLIIDDMGVDISMLKDIKWREGDLYCYENNIFVKLAWWRGKSYYKLRSVGYNTAPTLEINGIHMHRIKDISPWKDSLQKVNAISIRSGEKILDICTGLGYTAIISLQKGAGKIITIEKNLNVLEMASYNPWSRKLDDDKIKIVIDDASKVIYSFSDNVFDKIIHDPPRFSLAGELYSLKFYRQLYRVLKPHGILFHYTGYPGLLSGKRMVKGMGRRLMKAGFRIEYMPKLLGILAYK